In Antechinus flavipes isolate AdamAnt ecotype Samford, QLD, Australia chromosome 3, AdamAnt_v2, whole genome shotgun sequence, a genomic segment contains:
- the PTAFR gene encoding platelet-activating factor receptor → MMDEKNSDRIDSEFRYTLIPIVYIIIFVLGILSNGYVLWVFVTLNPAKKLNEIKIFMVNLTVADLLFLFTLPLWIVYYFNQGDWILPKFLCNVAGCLFFINTYCSVAFLGVITYNRFQAVTDPIRAAQSTTRRRGIILSLIIWVMIVGCALYFLILDSTNVVLLKTGGKNVTRCFENYEKGSIPVLIIHVIIVFCFFIVFLVILVCNAIIIRTLLAQPLQPQSNANVKHKALWMVCTVMAVFFICFVPHHIIQLPWTVAELKIGFQDNSRVHQCINDIHQVTLCLMSINCVLDPVIYCFLTKKFRKHLSEKLQSMRGSRKCSRVTTDTAVEVAVPLNNYPINTMTN, encoded by the coding sequence ATGATGGATGAAAAGAATTCTGACCGGATAGATTCTGAATTCAGATACACCCTCATTCCCATTGTCTATATTATCATCTTTGTTCTGGGAATCCTCTCTAATGGTTACGTGCTATGGGTGTTTGTCACCCTCAACCCTGCCAAGAAATTAAACGAGATCAAGATCTTCATGGTCAACTTGACAGTGGCTGACCTGCTCTTCTTGTTTACTCTGCCCTTGTGGATTGTCTATTATTTTAACCAAGGTGACTGGATCCTACCCAAATTCCTCTGCAATGTGGCAGGCTGTCTCTTCTTCATTAATACTTACTGTTCTGTGGCCTTTCTCGGGGTCATTACTTATAATCGCTTCCAGGCTGTGACAGACCCTATCAGAGCAGCCCAATCCACCACCCGTCGGCGAGGCATTATCCTGTCCTTGATCATCTGGGTCATGATTGTGGGGTGTGCCTTGTATTTCCTCATTTTGGATTCGACAAACGTTGTTCTCCTGAAGACCGGTGGGAAAAATGTAACCCGCTGctttgaaaattatgaaaagggaAGCATCCCTGTTCTCATCATTCATGTCATCATTGTGTTCTGCTTCTTCATCGTTTTCCTTGTGATCCTGGTCTGCAATGCGATCATTATCCGGACCTTGTTGGCTCAACCTCTCCAGCCCCAGAGCAATGCTAACGTTAAACACAAAGCCCTCTGGATGGTTTGTACCGTGATGGCCGTCTTCTTCATCTGCTTTGTGCCTCACCACATCATTCAATTACCCTGGACTGTGGCAGAGCTGAAGATAGGTTTTCAGGACAACAGCCGTGTGCATCAGTGTATCAATGACATCCACCAGGTGACCCTCTGTCTCATGAGCATCAACTGTGTCTTGGACCCTGTCATCTACTGCTTCCTCACCAAGAAATTCCGAAAACACCTTTCAGAGAAGTTACAGAGCATGAGAGGGAGTCGCAAATGTTCCCGTGTCACTACGGATACGGCTGTAGAAGTGGCCGTGCCCCTCAACAACTATCCCATCAATACCATGACCAATTAG